Proteins encoded by one window of Mustela erminea isolate mMusErm1 chromosome 5, mMusErm1.Pri, whole genome shotgun sequence:
- the INF2 gene encoding inverted formin-2 isoform X2: MRSQQSERGSPKQGLEWVGRGSRKVLRIWFGKMSVKEGAQRKWAALKEKLGPQDSDPTEANLESADPELCTRLLQMPSVVNYSGLRKRLESSDGGWMVQFLEQSGLDLLLEALARLSGRGVARISDALLQLTCVSCVRAVMNSQQGIEYILSNQAYVRQLSLALDTSNVMVKKQVFELLAALCIYSPEGHGLTLDALDHYKTVRSQQYRFSVIMNELSDTDNVPYVVTLLSVVNAIILGPEDLRTRTQLRGEFTGLQLLDVLTRLRDLEDADLLIQLEAFEEAKAEDEEELLRVCGGVNMTSHQEVFASLFHKVSCSPASARLLSVLQGLLYLEPTLPSSQLLWEALENLVNRAVLLASDVQECTLEEMVERLLSVKGRPRPSSLNKAHKSVQADLGQSWKDSAPQNSGSLKADVEEQQPEAGLSGLHLTVQRANGSVAPQLQKPTPVPPAPPLPGSSSAGPPPPPPPPPPLPPAPLPVLGAQASPPPPPPPPPPPLPVSGGAPPPPPPPPPAPPVPGCPPPPPLPGLDGGLPPPPPPPGPPGASPVGGEETIVAHRISAPGSAPVPSHRRVLAPSLRMKKLNWQKLPSNVAREQSSMWASLSSLGAEVVEPDFSSIERLFCFPEAKPKERMAAPARKEPKEITFLDSKKSLNLNIFLKQFKCSNEDITAMIRAGDTTKFDVEVLKQFLKLLPEKHEIENLHSFTEDRAKLANADQFYLLLLGIPCYQLRVECMLLCEGAAVVLDMVQPKAQLVLAACCSLLTSHRLPVFCQLILKIGNFLNYGSHTGDADGFKISTLLKLTETKSQQSRVTLLHHVLEEAEKGHPDLLQLPRDLEQPSQAAGINVELIRSESSTNLKKLLEMERKVSSSMPEVQEQYAARLQASIEASRALDEVFQAIEEKKLALARYLCEDAQRLSLEDTFSTMKTFRDLFVRALKDNKDWKEQAAKAERRKRQLAEEEARRPRGEDGKPVRRGVGKQEEVCVIDALLADIRKGFQLRKTARGRGDAEGGGKAAATDPPRDKAPAATRVPAGGTGGPASEPQGWDLSDATAPGPQPIADPPQGNGPGSLERRSSCYIDASDVLTTEDPQNPQPCQGAWPVVLGSAQALKPLRLSGDKPPGATGSGQDAEDPTAPQGVCRAEADSTVEGTQEADLPATGPGVAGDGDGDQEDTAPDSALDTSLDRSFSEDTVTDSSGSGTLPRTRGQASKRMGKRRKKRPSRNQEGLSLKPKAK; encoded by the exons ATGAGAAGCCAGCAGAGCGAGAGGGgcagcccaaagcagggcttggaGTGGGTGGGCAGAGGCAGCCGGAAGGTCCTGCGCATCTGG TTCGGCAAGATGTCGGTGAAGGAGGGTGCGCAGCGCAAGTGGGCGGCGCTCAAAGAGAAGCTGGGGCCCCAGGACTCGGACCCCACGGAGGCCAACCTGGAGAGCGCGGACCCCGAGCTGTGCACCCGGCTGCTGCAGATGCCGTCCGTGGTCAACTACTCGGGCCTGCGCAAGCGCCTGGAGAGCAGCGACGGCGGCTGGATGGTGCAGTTCCTGGAGCAGAGCGGCCTGGACCTGCTGCTCGAGGCCCTGGCGCGCCTGTCCGGCCGCGGGGTGGCCCGCATCTCGGACGCCCTGCTGCAGCTCACGTGCGTCAGCTGTGTGCGAGCCGTCATGAACTCGCAGCAGGGCATCGAGTACATTCTCAGCAACCAGGCCTACGTGCGCCAGCTGTCCCTGG CTCTGGATACATCCAACGTGATGGTCAAGAAGCAGGTATTTGAGCTGCTGGCTGCCCTGTGCATCTACTCCCCTGAGGGCCACGGGCTGACCCTGGACGCCCTGGACCACTACAAG ACGGTGCGAAGCCAACAGTACCGCTTCAGCGTCATCATGAACGAGCTCTCCGACACTGACAACGTGCCCTACGTCGTCACCCTGCTCAGCGTGGTCAACGCCATCATCCTGGGCCCCGAGGACCTCCGCACCCGCACCCAGCTGCGCGGGGAGTTCACGG GGTTGCAGCTGCTGGACGTTCTGACGCGGCTACG AGACCTGGAGGACGCCGACCTGCTGATCCAGCTGGAGGCCTTCGAGGAGGCCAAGGCCGAGGACGAGGAGGAGCTCCTGCGCGTCTGCGGGGGCGTCAACATGACTAGCCATCAGGAGGtctttgcctctctcttccaCAAG GTGAGCTGCTCCCCTGCATCGGCCCGGCTGCTGTCCGTGCTGCAGGGTCTTCTGTACCTGGAGCCCACCCTGCCCTCCAGCCAGCTGCTCTGGGAGGCCCTGGAGAACCTGGTGAACCGGGCCGTGCTCCTGGCCAGTGACG TCCAGGAGTGCACCCTGGAGGAGATGGTAGAGCGCCTCCTGTCCGTCAAGGGGCGGCCACGCCCGAGTTCCCTGAACAAGGCCCACAAGAGTGTCCAGGCCGACCTAGGCCAGAGCTGGAAGGACAGCGCGCCCCAAAACAGTGGCTCCCTGAAAGCGGATGTGGAGGAGCAGCAGCCCGAGGCCGGGCTCAGCGGTCTACACCTCACCGTGCAGAGGGCGAATGGCTCGGTGGCCCCACAGCTGCAGAAACCCACCCCAGTCCCACCGGCTCCCCCGCTCCCCGGCTCCTCCTCAGcagggccccctcccccgcccccaccacccccaccgcTCCCACCGGCCCCACTGCCAGTCCTGGGGGcccaggcctccccaccccctcccccaccccctcccccacccccgctgcctgTCTCTGGCGGGGCCCCACCtccgcctcctcccccacctcccgcaCCCCCAGTCCCGGggtgccccccaccacccccactacCTGGCCTGGACGGGGgccttcctccaccccctcccccgccgggtCCCCCCGGCGCCTCTccggtgggtggggaggagaccATCGTGGCGCACAGGATCTCGGCCCCGGGCTCGGCCCCCGTCCCCAGCCACCGGCGAGTCCTTGCTCCCTCCCTGCGCATGAAGAAGCTCAACTGGCAGAAGCTGCCGTCCAACGTGGCCCGAG AGCAGAGCTCCATGTGGGCCTCGCTGAGCAGCCTGGGCGCCGAGGTCGTGGAGCCCGACTTTTCCAGCATCGAGCGGCTCTTCTGCTTCCCCGAGGCCAAGCCCAAGGAGCGCATGGCCGCCCCCGCCAGGAAGGAGCCCAAGGAG ATCACCTTTCTGGACTCCAAGAAGAGCCTGAACCTCAACATCTTTCTGAAGCAGTTTAAATG CTCCAATGAGGACATCACTGCCATGATCCGGGCTGGGGACACCACCAAATTCGACGTGGAGGTTCTTAAGCAGTTCCTCAAGCTCCTTCCCGAAAAGCACGAG ATTGAAAACCTGCACTCGTTCACGGAGGACCGCGCCAAGCTGGCCAACGCCGACCAATTCTACCTCCTCCTGCTGGGCATTCCCTG CTATCAGCTGCGGGTGGAGTGCATGCTGCTGTGTGAGGGCGCAGCCGTCGTGCTGGACATGGTGCAGCCCAAGGCCCAGCTGGTGCTCGCCGCCTGCTGCA gcctgctCACCAGCCACCGGCTGCCCGTCTTTTGCCAGCTGATCCTGAAAATTGGAAACTTCCTCAACTAC GGCAGCCACACGGGGGACGCCGACGGCTTCAAGATCAGCACGCTGCTGAAGCTCACGGAGACCAAGTCCCAGCAGAGCCGCGTGACCCTGCTGCACCACGTGCTGGAG gaggcagagaagggccaTCCAGACCTCCTGCAGCTGCCCCGGGACCTGGAGCAGCCCTCCCAAGCAGCGGG GATCAACGTTGAGCTCATCCGTTCGGAGTCCAGCACCAACCTGAAGAAGCTTCTGGAGATGGAGCGGAAGGTGTCGTCCTCCATGCCCGAGGTGCAGGAGCAGTACGCCGCACGTCTCCAG GCCAGCATTGAGGCCTCCCGGGCGCTGGACGAGGTGTTCCAGGCCATCGAGGAGAAGAAGCTAGCGCTGGCGCGGTACCTGTGCGAGGACGCGCAGCGGCTGTCCCTGGAGGACACGTTCAGCACCATGAAGACCTTCCGGGACCTCTTCGTGCGCGCCCTGAAG GACAACAAGGACTGGAAGGAGCAGGCCGCGAAGGCCGAGAGGAGGAAGCGGCAGCTGGCGGAGGAGGAGGCCCGGAGGCCGCGGGGCGAGGACGGGAAGCCGG TCAGGAGGGGAGTCGGGAAGCAGGAGGAAGTGTGTGTCATCGACGCCCTGCTGGCGGACATCAGGAAGGGCTTCCAGCTGCGGAAGACGGCCCGGGGCCGGGGGGACGCGGAGGGGGGCGGCAAGGCAGCTGCCACGGACCCACCGAGGGACAAGGCACCTG CGGCCACCAGAGTCCCCGCAGGAGGCACCGGCGGCCCAGCCTCTGAGCCCCAGGGCTGGGATCTCTCCGACGCCACTGCCCCTGGCCCGCAGCCCATTGCAGACCCGCCACAGGGGAACGGGCCTGGGTCCCTGGAGAGGCGTTCTTCCTGCTACATAGACGCCAGTGACGTCCTGACCACCGAGGACCCCCAGAACCCCCAGCCTTGTCAGGGCGCCTGGCCGGTGGTGCTGGGCAGTGCACAGGCCCTGAAACCTCTCAGGCTGTCTGGTGACAAACCCCCTGGGGCCACGGGGTCAGGCCAAGATGCCGAAGACCCCACAGCCCCTCAAGGCGTCTGCCGGGCTGAGGCCGACAGCACCGTGGAGGGGACGCAGGAGGCTGACCTCCCTGCCACAGGCCCTGGCGTGGCTGGGGACGGGGATGGGGACCAGGAGGACACGGCCCCAGATTCTGCACTGGACACGTCCTTGGACAGGTCCTTCTCTGAGGACACAGTCACGGACTCTTCGGGGTCCGGCACTCTCCCCAGGACCCGGGGACAGGCCTCAAAGAGGATGGGCAAGCGGAGGAAGAAGCGTCCCTCGAGGAACCAGGAAG
- the INF2 gene encoding inverted formin-2 isoform X1, protein MRSQQSERGSPKQGLEWVGRGSRKVLRIWFGKMSVKEGAQRKWAALKEKLGPQDSDPTEANLESADPELCTRLLQMPSVVNYSGLRKRLESSDGGWMVQFLEQSGLDLLLEALARLSGRGVARISDALLQLTCVSCVRAVMNSQQGIEYILSNQAYVRQLSLALDTSNVMVKKQVFELLAALCIYSPEGHGLTLDALDHYKTVRSQQYRFSVIMNELSDTDNVPYVVTLLSVVNAIILGPEDLRTRTQLRGEFTGLQLLDVLTRLRDLEDADLLIQLEAFEEAKAEDEEELLRVCGGVNMTSHQEVFASLFHKVSCSPASARLLSVLQGLLYLEPTLPSSQLLWEALENLVNRAVLLASDVQECTLEEMVERLLSVKGRPRPSSLNKAHKSVQADLGQSWKDSAPQNSGSLKADVEEQQPEAGLSGLHLTVQRANGSVAPQLQKPTPVPPAPPLPGSSSAGPPPPPPPPPPLPPAPLPVLGAQASPPPPPPPPPPPLPVSGGAPPPPPPPPPAPPVPGCPPPPPLPGLDGGLPPPPPPPGPPGASPVGGEETIVAHRISAPGSAPVPSHRRVLAPSLRMKKLNWQKLPSNVAREQSSMWASLSSLGAEVVEPDFSSIERLFCFPEAKPKERMAAPARKEPKEITFLDSKKSLNLNIFLKQFKCSNEDITAMIRAGDTTKFDVEVLKQFLKLLPEKHEIENLHSFTEDRAKLANADQFYLLLLGIPCYQLRVECMLLCEGAAVVLDMVQPKAQLVLAACCSLLTSHRLPVFCQLILKIGNFLNYGSHTGDADGFKISTLLKLTETKSQQSRVTLLHHVLEEAEKGHPDLLQLPRDLEQPSQAAGINVELIRSESSTNLKKLLEMERKVSSSMPEVQEQYAARLQASIEASRALDEVFQAIEEKKLALARYLCEDAQRLSLEDTFSTMKTFRDLFVRALKDNKDWKEQAAKAERRKRQLAEEEARRPRGEDGKPVRRGVGKQEEVCVIDALLADIRKGFQLRKTARGRGDAEGGGKAAATDPPRDKAPAATRVPAGGTGGPASEPQGWDLSDATAPGPQPIADPPQGNGPGSLERRSSCYIDASDVLTTEDPQNPQPCQGAWPVVLGSAQALKPLRLSGDKPPGATGSGQDAEDPTAPQGVCRAEADSTVEGTQEADLPATGPGVAGDGDGDQEDTAPDSALDTSLDRSFSEDTVTDSSGSGTLPRTRGQASKRMGKRRKKRPSRNQEEVVPDSDDNKTKRLCVIQ, encoded by the exons ATGAGAAGCCAGCAGAGCGAGAGGGgcagcccaaagcagggcttggaGTGGGTGGGCAGAGGCAGCCGGAAGGTCCTGCGCATCTGG TTCGGCAAGATGTCGGTGAAGGAGGGTGCGCAGCGCAAGTGGGCGGCGCTCAAAGAGAAGCTGGGGCCCCAGGACTCGGACCCCACGGAGGCCAACCTGGAGAGCGCGGACCCCGAGCTGTGCACCCGGCTGCTGCAGATGCCGTCCGTGGTCAACTACTCGGGCCTGCGCAAGCGCCTGGAGAGCAGCGACGGCGGCTGGATGGTGCAGTTCCTGGAGCAGAGCGGCCTGGACCTGCTGCTCGAGGCCCTGGCGCGCCTGTCCGGCCGCGGGGTGGCCCGCATCTCGGACGCCCTGCTGCAGCTCACGTGCGTCAGCTGTGTGCGAGCCGTCATGAACTCGCAGCAGGGCATCGAGTACATTCTCAGCAACCAGGCCTACGTGCGCCAGCTGTCCCTGG CTCTGGATACATCCAACGTGATGGTCAAGAAGCAGGTATTTGAGCTGCTGGCTGCCCTGTGCATCTACTCCCCTGAGGGCCACGGGCTGACCCTGGACGCCCTGGACCACTACAAG ACGGTGCGAAGCCAACAGTACCGCTTCAGCGTCATCATGAACGAGCTCTCCGACACTGACAACGTGCCCTACGTCGTCACCCTGCTCAGCGTGGTCAACGCCATCATCCTGGGCCCCGAGGACCTCCGCACCCGCACCCAGCTGCGCGGGGAGTTCACGG GGTTGCAGCTGCTGGACGTTCTGACGCGGCTACG AGACCTGGAGGACGCCGACCTGCTGATCCAGCTGGAGGCCTTCGAGGAGGCCAAGGCCGAGGACGAGGAGGAGCTCCTGCGCGTCTGCGGGGGCGTCAACATGACTAGCCATCAGGAGGtctttgcctctctcttccaCAAG GTGAGCTGCTCCCCTGCATCGGCCCGGCTGCTGTCCGTGCTGCAGGGTCTTCTGTACCTGGAGCCCACCCTGCCCTCCAGCCAGCTGCTCTGGGAGGCCCTGGAGAACCTGGTGAACCGGGCCGTGCTCCTGGCCAGTGACG TCCAGGAGTGCACCCTGGAGGAGATGGTAGAGCGCCTCCTGTCCGTCAAGGGGCGGCCACGCCCGAGTTCCCTGAACAAGGCCCACAAGAGTGTCCAGGCCGACCTAGGCCAGAGCTGGAAGGACAGCGCGCCCCAAAACAGTGGCTCCCTGAAAGCGGATGTGGAGGAGCAGCAGCCCGAGGCCGGGCTCAGCGGTCTACACCTCACCGTGCAGAGGGCGAATGGCTCGGTGGCCCCACAGCTGCAGAAACCCACCCCAGTCCCACCGGCTCCCCCGCTCCCCGGCTCCTCCTCAGcagggccccctcccccgcccccaccacccccaccgcTCCCACCGGCCCCACTGCCAGTCCTGGGGGcccaggcctccccaccccctcccccaccccctcccccacccccgctgcctgTCTCTGGCGGGGCCCCACCtccgcctcctcccccacctcccgcaCCCCCAGTCCCGGggtgccccccaccacccccactacCTGGCCTGGACGGGGgccttcctccaccccctcccccgccgggtCCCCCCGGCGCCTCTccggtgggtggggaggagaccATCGTGGCGCACAGGATCTCGGCCCCGGGCTCGGCCCCCGTCCCCAGCCACCGGCGAGTCCTTGCTCCCTCCCTGCGCATGAAGAAGCTCAACTGGCAGAAGCTGCCGTCCAACGTGGCCCGAG AGCAGAGCTCCATGTGGGCCTCGCTGAGCAGCCTGGGCGCCGAGGTCGTGGAGCCCGACTTTTCCAGCATCGAGCGGCTCTTCTGCTTCCCCGAGGCCAAGCCCAAGGAGCGCATGGCCGCCCCCGCCAGGAAGGAGCCCAAGGAG ATCACCTTTCTGGACTCCAAGAAGAGCCTGAACCTCAACATCTTTCTGAAGCAGTTTAAATG CTCCAATGAGGACATCACTGCCATGATCCGGGCTGGGGACACCACCAAATTCGACGTGGAGGTTCTTAAGCAGTTCCTCAAGCTCCTTCCCGAAAAGCACGAG ATTGAAAACCTGCACTCGTTCACGGAGGACCGCGCCAAGCTGGCCAACGCCGACCAATTCTACCTCCTCCTGCTGGGCATTCCCTG CTATCAGCTGCGGGTGGAGTGCATGCTGCTGTGTGAGGGCGCAGCCGTCGTGCTGGACATGGTGCAGCCCAAGGCCCAGCTGGTGCTCGCCGCCTGCTGCA gcctgctCACCAGCCACCGGCTGCCCGTCTTTTGCCAGCTGATCCTGAAAATTGGAAACTTCCTCAACTAC GGCAGCCACACGGGGGACGCCGACGGCTTCAAGATCAGCACGCTGCTGAAGCTCACGGAGACCAAGTCCCAGCAGAGCCGCGTGACCCTGCTGCACCACGTGCTGGAG gaggcagagaagggccaTCCAGACCTCCTGCAGCTGCCCCGGGACCTGGAGCAGCCCTCCCAAGCAGCGGG GATCAACGTTGAGCTCATCCGTTCGGAGTCCAGCACCAACCTGAAGAAGCTTCTGGAGATGGAGCGGAAGGTGTCGTCCTCCATGCCCGAGGTGCAGGAGCAGTACGCCGCACGTCTCCAG GCCAGCATTGAGGCCTCCCGGGCGCTGGACGAGGTGTTCCAGGCCATCGAGGAGAAGAAGCTAGCGCTGGCGCGGTACCTGTGCGAGGACGCGCAGCGGCTGTCCCTGGAGGACACGTTCAGCACCATGAAGACCTTCCGGGACCTCTTCGTGCGCGCCCTGAAG GACAACAAGGACTGGAAGGAGCAGGCCGCGAAGGCCGAGAGGAGGAAGCGGCAGCTGGCGGAGGAGGAGGCCCGGAGGCCGCGGGGCGAGGACGGGAAGCCGG TCAGGAGGGGAGTCGGGAAGCAGGAGGAAGTGTGTGTCATCGACGCCCTGCTGGCGGACATCAGGAAGGGCTTCCAGCTGCGGAAGACGGCCCGGGGCCGGGGGGACGCGGAGGGGGGCGGCAAGGCAGCTGCCACGGACCCACCGAGGGACAAGGCACCTG CGGCCACCAGAGTCCCCGCAGGAGGCACCGGCGGCCCAGCCTCTGAGCCCCAGGGCTGGGATCTCTCCGACGCCACTGCCCCTGGCCCGCAGCCCATTGCAGACCCGCCACAGGGGAACGGGCCTGGGTCCCTGGAGAGGCGTTCTTCCTGCTACATAGACGCCAGTGACGTCCTGACCACCGAGGACCCCCAGAACCCCCAGCCTTGTCAGGGCGCCTGGCCGGTGGTGCTGGGCAGTGCACAGGCCCTGAAACCTCTCAGGCTGTCTGGTGACAAACCCCCTGGGGCCACGGGGTCAGGCCAAGATGCCGAAGACCCCACAGCCCCTCAAGGCGTCTGCCGGGCTGAGGCCGACAGCACCGTGGAGGGGACGCAGGAGGCTGACCTCCCTGCCACAGGCCCTGGCGTGGCTGGGGACGGGGATGGGGACCAGGAGGACACGGCCCCAGATTCTGCACTGGACACGTCCTTGGACAGGTCCTTCTCTGAGGACACAGTCACGGACTCTTCGGGGTCCGGCACTCTCCCCAGGACCCGGGGACAGGCCTCAAAGAGGATGGGCAAGCGGAGGAAGAAGCGTCCCTCGAGGAACCAGGAAG AGGTTGTCCCTGACTCTGacgataataaaacaaaaagactctGTGTGATCCAGTAA